From a single Planctellipticum variicoloris genomic region:
- a CDS encoding choice-of-anchor A family protein, which yields MLLCCAIGLLAVTSSAEAAFINLGPAGDFNVFTLGNLTSTNSDIEGRVAVGGNAQFSSYSIGNKAGTSSTNLIVGGNFVNQSGSVTGNVLVGGNVNWHNPTIQGNLAVNGNATFTGGGSISGTVDVAGTYTAPGYFHADSNNPATAFPFSFSEVADYLMAESDYLASLAATGTSTTQYGTLTLDGSNVVGSTVIFNVAAADLSAAHTLVIKAGAGVTVVVNVTGGTASMHNMGISFAGGVDRQHVVYNFADATSITLGGIAVEGTILAPQATVNFSNGQINGSLIVGHFTGGGESHNVLFQGTLPVPPPPTPNPNVPAGSPVVPEPGTFALAAFGLAAFFGRAGLRRRREAEKSNPI from the coding sequence ATGTTGCTCTGCTGCGCCATCGGGCTGCTTGCCGTAACCTCTTCTGCAGAAGCCGCTTTCATCAATCTCGGTCCGGCCGGTGACTTCAATGTCTTCACGCTCGGGAATCTGACGAGCACGAACAGCGACATTGAAGGACGAGTCGCCGTCGGCGGCAACGCTCAGTTCTCGTCGTACTCGATCGGAAACAAGGCCGGCACTTCGTCCACCAACCTGATCGTCGGGGGGAACTTCGTCAATCAGTCTGGCAGCGTCACGGGAAACGTCCTGGTGGGCGGCAACGTCAACTGGCACAATCCGACGATTCAAGGAAATCTCGCCGTGAACGGAAATGCCACGTTCACCGGCGGCGGCTCGATCAGCGGGACGGTTGATGTGGCAGGAACCTACACGGCGCCCGGGTACTTTCATGCCGACTCCAATAATCCGGCGACGGCCTTCCCGTTCAGCTTTTCGGAGGTTGCCGATTACCTGATGGCCGAATCGGACTACCTGGCGTCGCTGGCGGCGACAGGGACCTCAACCACTCAATATGGAACGCTGACGCTCGATGGCTCGAATGTGGTCGGGTCGACAGTCATCTTCAACGTGGCGGCGGCAGACCTGTCTGCGGCCCATACGCTGGTCATCAAGGCCGGCGCCGGCGTGACGGTCGTGGTGAACGTCACCGGCGGAACTGCTTCGATGCATAACATGGGGATCTCATTCGCCGGCGGCGTCGACCGTCAGCATGTCGTCTACAATTTCGCCGACGCGACCAGCATTACGCTCGGGGGCATCGCCGTCGAAGGGACCATTCTGGCTCCCCAGGCCACCGTCAATTTCAGCAATGGCCAGATTAACGGTTCGCTGATCGTCGGTCACTTCACGGGAGGCGGGGAATCGCACAATGTGCTGTTCCAAGGGACTTTGCCCGTTCCTCCGCCCCCGACTCCCAATCCCAATGTCCCGGCCGGCAGTCCGGTCGTCCCGGAGCCGGGAACATTCGCCCTGGCGGCGTTCGGGCTGGCGGCGTTCTTTGGACGAGCAGGTCTGCGCCGGCGACGCGAAGCAGAAAAGTCGAACCCGATCTGA
- a CDS encoding TIR domain-containing protein: MPASLSRNTPLVFISHDHRDADLAEAFGNLLTDASGGVLQSFRSSDRKGTTGIEFGSEWYNAIMSKLGEATDVVALLTQHSLDRPWILYEAGVAKGKLNSTVLGIAVGIDLEKANAGPFAQFQNCGDDVDSLTKLVLQLIKRNPQASPRAEAVRRQVAAFVESAEGIKKSRGSKSKSETPVDQTSVAKIFEEVKVLVRDLPQRLELQIREDVSHRQSRRKRRFHPMMILEEIMHHPSWEDNNSGQTVGLMVVASMLRDDHPWFFELVADLHRSVQLGNRRAIETARNSLMTSVDVLGRRGLFEVGGPKDEEMYFVMHHITEIIERIGRVPRTGGPKRNTEDDADKSS; this comes from the coding sequence GTGCCAGCATCTTTATCGAGAAACACTCCGCTTGTCTTCATTAGTCACGATCACCGCGACGCCGATTTGGCGGAGGCGTTTGGAAATCTGTTGACGGACGCAAGCGGCGGGGTATTGCAATCTTTTCGCTCATCTGATCGAAAGGGAACTACGGGGATCGAGTTTGGCTCGGAGTGGTATAACGCAATAATGTCGAAGCTTGGAGAAGCTACCGATGTCGTTGCATTGCTGACGCAGCACAGCCTTGACAGGCCTTGGATTCTCTACGAGGCAGGGGTCGCGAAAGGAAAACTGAATTCTACGGTTCTGGGTATAGCAGTGGGAATCGACCTTGAGAAAGCGAATGCCGGACCGTTTGCTCAATTCCAGAACTGCGGGGATGACGTCGATTCACTGACGAAGCTGGTGCTGCAACTGATCAAACGGAATCCTCAAGCCTCCCCTCGTGCGGAAGCCGTCCGCCGTCAAGTTGCGGCATTTGTTGAATCCGCCGAAGGCATCAAGAAGTCACGGGGATCGAAGTCCAAGAGCGAAACACCGGTGGATCAAACGTCAGTCGCAAAGATCTTTGAAGAAGTAAAGGTCCTTGTTCGAGATCTTCCCCAGCGACTGGAGCTTCAGATTCGCGAAGACGTTTCGCACCGGCAATCACGGAGGAAGCGACGCTTCCATCCAATGATGATCCTTGAAGAGATTATGCACCACCCCTCATGGGAAGATAACAATTCAGGTCAGACAGTTGGCCTGATGGTCGTGGCCTCAATGCTTCGTGATGATCATCCGTGGTTTTTTGAACTCGTCGCAGATTTACATCGATCCGTTCAATTGGGTAACAGGAGAGCAATCGAAACGGCGCGAAACTCGCTCATGACCTCGGTTGATGTGCTTGGGCGTCGTGGACTTTTCGAAGTAGGTGGCCCAAAAGACGAGGAAATGTACTTTGTAATGCATCACATTACCGAGATCATTGAGCGAATTGGGCGAGTACCGCGAACCGGGGGGCCGAAGCGAAATACCGAGGATGATGCTGATAAATCTTCCTGA
- a CDS encoding M50 family metallopeptidase, protein MEATAYHEAGHALIATLLGGRVKSVTITPDDDDGPRRFGDTQVHWRRSVSERDLHEHGIRVALAGPVAEMLYSGDPFHPGLVAEWASDWQAAWELAEPFFPDHRKRLAYLEEVTCQLHRQLDAEPHWSAVAALADHLLAHETLELEEVREIVGEWLG, encoded by the coding sequence ATGGAAGCCACCGCCTATCACGAAGCCGGGCATGCCCTGATCGCCACACTCCTCGGCGGGCGCGTGAAGTCCGTGACGATCACCCCCGACGATGACGACGGACCGCGGCGGTTCGGCGACACTCAGGTCCACTGGCGGCGGTCGGTCAGCGAGCGGGACCTGCACGAACATGGCATCCGGGTGGCCCTCGCCGGCCCGGTCGCGGAGATGCTCTACTCGGGCGACCCGTTTCATCCCGGCCTGGTCGCCGAATGGGCGTCGGACTGGCAGGCGGCGTGGGAACTCGCCGAGCCGTTCTTCCCCGATCACCGCAAGCGGCTGGCCTACCTGGAAGAGGTCACCTGCCAGCTCCACCGCCAGCTCGACGCCGAACCCCACTGGTCCGCCGTCGCCGCCCTCGCCGACCATCTGCTCGCCCACGAGACGCTGGAGCTGGAAGAAGTCCGCGAGATCGTCGGCGAGTGGCTGGGCTGA
- a CDS encoding BlaI/MecI/CopY family transcriptional regulator has protein sequence MARPPDPQLTQRELDVMHVYWRHGDLTAQEARDLLAKAGTDLAYVTVANLVRILVEKDCLAATTDERPFRYRSRRSFDEISQSLVGDLLKRVFQGSREQLLVQLLGQKRLTSRERAVLEDILKEDGP, from the coding sequence ATGGCCCGCCCCCCCGATCCGCAGCTCACCCAGCGCGAGCTGGATGTGATGCACGTCTACTGGCGGCACGGCGATCTGACCGCCCAGGAGGCCCGCGACCTCCTTGCGAAAGCCGGCACCGACCTGGCCTACGTCACCGTCGCCAATCTGGTCCGCATCCTCGTCGAAAAGGACTGCCTCGCAGCGACCACCGACGAACGACCGTTCCGCTACCGGTCCCGCCGGTCGTTCGACGAAATCTCGCAGTCGCTCGTCGGCGATCTGCTGAAGCGGGTCTTCCAGGGGTCGCGCGAACAGCTCCTCGTGCAGCTCCTGGGCCAGAAACGACTCACCAGCCGCGAACGGGCCGTCCTCGAAGACATTCTGAAGGAGGACGGGCCATGA
- a CDS encoding FG-GAP-like repeat-containing protein — MSLPRHRLVLWLAGLLLASGGLLTVWLIAGRGPRPLANGELVELRQAIQAEELAKAEPLLARGLATEPDHPEVLLAAGDVAALRERPAEAIIYYERALERPGVDRDRARFSLAEVQRTLGRLTDAKRSLQSIKDQKTYPVAERIAFVDTTSGRRRSALPWLQELIGTGRSHLGTLLVITDPERPALDAEFLKTCQANAPDDPLTHLASAVEAASRNDWDGVAKWIAGAGEFPESQALRGELLLARNQLAEFAEWQQTVSRETEVLPEIWVLRGRWAEAMGQAKAAVRCFFEATRRDINARSAVYRLGKELHALDENSLAGPFLKRANELHELSAAIEQLHRNPGDLEVIRLLAEQTERLGRLWESAAWCRVAEELNPLEPWVRSLTAKLQPRITSETPWTVLNPDPRIGFPVDRFPLPDWSATTPATQAIAAQPPAGIRFTDAAARLGIAFTYFNSPDPATEGMRIFESAGGGIAAFDYDGDDWPDLYFTQGCPWPVQPDTRSPLDRLFRNRHGIASQDVTELAGLHEVRFGQGVTAGDFDNDGFADLYVANIGRNRLYRNNGDGTFADFTGQIAALDDTWTASVAMADLTGDGLPDLYDVTYLAGDDVHTRICDRNGKRRVCDPGSFAAAADRCFVNLGDGRFERLDGLSAGLAAPEGKGLGLVIADLAGSPALDVFVANDAVANHTFVNLTTDPSQPRFAESALAMGLAFDADGRPQACMGVATGDADGDGRLDLFVTNYIRESNTLYRQIGDGMFADETRAAGLRDPGFAWLGFGTQFLDADLDGHPDLLVANGHLDDFSYDNQPLEMPTQVLRNTGGGKFAELSAKELGPYFERHRIGRSVATLDWNRDGRADAAVGTLDEPSALLLNESAAGNFVALSLVGTTSARVPIVARVIAEIGDERRVLQLTAGDGYQASNEKRLILGLGAATQIDQLTVRWPGGREEELGVVAAGREYRVIEGRGVVEFRRE, encoded by the coding sequence ATGTCTTTGCCTCGCCATCGTCTGGTCCTCTGGCTGGCTGGACTGCTGCTGGCAAGTGGCGGTTTGCTGACCGTCTGGCTGATTGCGGGCCGCGGGCCGCGGCCGCTGGCCAATGGTGAACTGGTCGAGCTGCGGCAGGCCATTCAGGCCGAAGAGCTGGCGAAGGCTGAGCCGCTGCTGGCGCGGGGGCTTGCGACGGAGCCTGACCATCCCGAAGTGCTGCTTGCCGCTGGAGACGTCGCCGCGCTTCGCGAACGACCGGCGGAAGCAATTATTTATTACGAACGGGCGCTGGAACGACCGGGCGTCGATCGGGATCGAGCTCGTTTCTCGCTGGCGGAAGTTCAACGGACGCTGGGGCGATTGACCGACGCCAAGCGGAGTCTGCAGTCGATCAAAGATCAGAAGACGTATCCCGTCGCCGAGCGGATTGCCTTTGTTGACACGACTTCCGGCCGGCGGCGCTCGGCGTTGCCCTGGCTGCAGGAGCTGATCGGCACCGGACGGTCGCACCTCGGGACGCTGCTCGTCATCACCGACCCCGAACGCCCGGCGCTCGACGCGGAGTTTCTGAAGACCTGTCAGGCGAATGCTCCCGACGATCCATTGACGCATCTGGCCAGCGCCGTCGAAGCGGCCTCGCGCAACGACTGGGATGGCGTTGCGAAGTGGATTGCGGGGGCCGGCGAGTTTCCGGAATCGCAGGCGCTGCGCGGCGAGCTGCTGCTGGCCCGCAATCAACTGGCGGAGTTCGCCGAATGGCAGCAGACCGTTTCGCGGGAGACGGAGGTTCTGCCCGAGATCTGGGTGCTGCGGGGGCGCTGGGCGGAGGCGATGGGACAAGCCAAAGCGGCGGTGCGGTGCTTCTTTGAAGCGACTCGACGGGACATCAACGCCCGCTCGGCGGTCTATCGGCTCGGGAAGGAACTGCACGCTCTGGATGAAAACTCGCTCGCGGGACCATTCTTGAAGCGGGCGAATGAGTTGCATGAGCTGTCCGCTGCGATCGAGCAACTGCATCGCAATCCGGGGGATCTGGAAGTGATCCGGCTGCTCGCCGAGCAGACCGAACGACTGGGCCGGCTGTGGGAGAGCGCCGCGTGGTGCCGGGTCGCGGAGGAGCTGAATCCGCTTGAGCCGTGGGTCAGGTCGCTGACGGCGAAGCTGCAACCACGGATCACGTCAGAGACGCCTTGGACCGTGCTCAACCCCGATCCACGGATCGGCTTTCCGGTCGACCGCTTCCCGCTGCCGGACTGGTCGGCAACGACTCCGGCGACTCAGGCGATTGCAGCGCAGCCGCCGGCCGGAATCCGGTTCACGGACGCTGCCGCACGACTGGGAATCGCCTTTACGTACTTCAACAGCCCCGATCCCGCGACGGAAGGAATGCGGATCTTCGAGTCCGCGGGTGGAGGGATTGCCGCTTTCGACTACGACGGCGATGACTGGCCCGATCTCTATTTCACGCAAGGCTGCCCGTGGCCCGTTCAACCCGACACGCGGAGTCCGCTCGACCGGTTATTTCGCAATCGGCACGGGATCGCCAGTCAGGATGTCACGGAGCTTGCGGGGTTGCACGAGGTTCGCTTCGGGCAGGGTGTAACGGCGGGGGATTTCGACAATGACGGGTTTGCGGATCTCTACGTGGCCAACATCGGCCGCAACCGGCTCTACCGCAACAACGGCGACGGGACGTTTGCCGATTTCACCGGTCAGATCGCTGCGCTCGATGACACCTGGACGGCCAGCGTCGCAATGGCCGACTTGACCGGCGACGGCCTGCCCGATCTGTATGACGTCACCTATCTGGCCGGCGACGACGTTCATACGCGGATCTGCGACCGGAATGGAAAGCGGCGCGTCTGCGATCCGGGTTCCTTCGCCGCGGCCGCGGATCGCTGCTTTGTGAACCTCGGCGACGGACGCTTCGAGCGACTGGATGGACTGTCCGCCGGTCTGGCGGCGCCCGAGGGCAAGGGACTGGGGCTGGTGATTGCGGATCTCGCGGGGTCGCCGGCGCTGGACGTGTTCGTGGCGAACGACGCCGTGGCGAATCATACGTTCGTGAACCTCACGACCGATCCGAGCCAGCCGCGGTTCGCCGAGTCCGCCCTGGCGATGGGACTGGCATTTGATGCGGACGGCCGGCCGCAGGCCTGCATGGGGGTGGCGACCGGCGACGCGGACGGCGACGGCCGGCTGGACCTGTTCGTCACGAACTATATCCGCGAATCGAACACCCTCTATCGGCAGATCGGCGACGGAATGTTCGCCGACGAAACCCGCGCGGCCGGCCTACGCGACCCGGGCTTTGCCTGGCTGGGGTTCGGGACGCAGTTCCTCGACGCCGACCTGGACGGCCACCCGGACCTGCTGGTCGCCAACGGCCACCTCGACGATTTTTCCTACGACAACCAGCCGCTGGAGATGCCGACTCAAGTGCTGCGAAATACGGGGGGCGGGAAATTCGCCGAGCTTTCCGCGAAAGAACTGGGACCGTACTTCGAGCGGCACCGCATCGGGCGGAGCGTGGCGACGCTGGACTGGAACCGCGACGGCCGGGCGGATGCGGCGGTCGGAACGCTCGATGAACCGTCGGCGCTGCTGCTCAACGAGTCGGCGGCCGGGAACTTCGTGGCGCTGTCGCTGGTGGGGACGACGTCGGCCCGCGTGCCGATCGTCGCGCGGGTGATCGCGGAGATTGGCGACGAGCGACGTGTCCTGCAGCTCACAGCAGGGGATGGGTATCAGGCGTCGAACGAGAAGCGGCTGATCCTTGGCCTGGGGGCGGCGACGCAGATCGACCAGTTGACGGTCCGCTGGCCGGGGGGGCGGGAGGAAGAGCTGGGAGTGGTTGCTGCGGGGCGGGAGTATCGGGTGATTGAAGGGCGGGGGGTGGTTGAGTTCAGGCGGGAGTAA
- a CDS encoding LysR family transcriptional regulator, with product MPRPDRLSLDMLETLIAVIDCDGDAIRAAEILGINQPSMSKRLAVLQHSNPQARRPWLERRGKTWFLTEEGKRNLPAVRQIVRLARTLQTDIDERIALAPDVSLACGQLAVLTFVRKALLAFRKQRPDARLRVSTAAGRERILGVATGELDLAVVTYPADEIYRIANRPLVVEPLFRDPWVLVCGKKAPESVHAAFAKLPDADVRFEQLAGLPLILPEAEAGLRQEIDRVLIEARLQDRFDSVMEIGAWPALLSYVRDGFGIGLIGASALEERSEGLLPPKRIATSPADIPQVQLICRHSAGNSDVKDLTPLGEKLWNLIQQAAGAQKFPE from the coding sequence GTGCCGCGGCCTGATCGATTGAGCCTGGACATGCTGGAGACGCTGATCGCCGTCATCGACTGCGACGGGGACGCCATCCGTGCCGCCGAGATTCTCGGGATCAACCAGCCCAGCATGTCCAAGCGGCTGGCCGTCCTGCAGCATTCGAATCCCCAGGCCCGCCGGCCGTGGCTGGAACGTCGCGGCAAGACCTGGTTTCTCACGGAAGAAGGAAAACGCAATCTGCCCGCGGTGCGGCAGATCGTCCGCCTGGCGCGGACGTTGCAGACCGACATCGACGAGCGGATTGCGCTGGCGCCGGATGTCTCGCTGGCCTGCGGGCAGCTCGCGGTCCTGACGTTCGTCCGTAAAGCGCTGCTGGCGTTCCGCAAGCAACGCCCCGACGCCAGGCTCCGTGTTTCGACCGCTGCAGGGCGAGAACGAATTCTGGGGGTCGCGACGGGCGAGCTCGATCTGGCGGTGGTCACTTACCCCGCCGATGAAATCTACCGGATCGCCAATCGACCCCTGGTCGTCGAACCGCTCTTCAGAGATCCCTGGGTGCTGGTCTGCGGGAAGAAAGCGCCCGAATCGGTCCACGCGGCATTTGCTAAGCTTCCCGACGCCGACGTCCGCTTCGAACAGCTCGCCGGCCTCCCCCTGATCCTCCCCGAAGCCGAAGCCGGTCTGCGCCAGGAAATCGACCGCGTGCTGATCGAGGCCCGGCTCCAGGACCGGTTCGATTCGGTGATGGAAATCGGCGCCTGGCCTGCGCTGCTGTCGTATGTCCGCGACGGTTTCGGGATCGGCCTGATCGGGGCGTCGGCTCTCGAAGAACGCTCCGAGGGGCTGCTCCCCCCCAAGCGGATTGCGACCAGCCCCGCCGACATCCCCCAGGTCCAGCTCATCTGTCGCCATTCTGCGGGAAATTCCGACGTAAAAGATCTCACGCCGCTGGGCGAAAAACTCTGGAATCTGATCCAGCAGGCCGCCGGGGCTCAGAAATTCCCGGAGTAA
- the cysK gene encoding cysteine synthase A, with amino-acid sequence MPVYEDNSRSIGHTPLVRINRLTQGLGATVLAKIEGRNPAYSVKCRIGAAMIWDAEESGQLKPGMHVVEPTSGNTGIALAFVCAARGYPLTLTMPETMSVERRMMLKGFGANLILTPGADGMKGAIAKAEELSQQPGWYMPQQFKNPSNPAIHFKTTGPEIWEDTQGKVDIFVAGVGTGGTITGVSRYIKNEKKHPLHVVAVEPASSPVLSGGAPGKHKIQGLGAGFVPDILDRSVINEVQTVSDEDSLEIAKRLACEEGITCGISCGAAMAVALRIAARPESAGKTIVVVLPDSGERYLSTALFEEYR; translated from the coding sequence ATGCCGGTTTACGAGGATAATTCGCGTTCCATTGGCCACACGCCGCTCGTGCGGATCAATCGACTCACTCAAGGACTCGGAGCCACGGTTCTGGCCAAGATCGAGGGCCGGAATCCCGCCTACAGCGTGAAGTGCCGCATCGGTGCGGCGATGATCTGGGACGCCGAAGAATCCGGCCAGTTGAAGCCCGGCATGCACGTCGTCGAGCCGACCAGCGGCAACACCGGCATCGCGCTGGCCTTTGTCTGTGCGGCCCGCGGCTATCCGCTGACGCTCACCATGCCGGAGACGATGTCGGTCGAACGCCGGATGATGCTCAAGGGCTTCGGGGCGAACCTGATTCTCACTCCCGGCGCCGACGGCATGAAGGGGGCGATCGCCAAGGCCGAGGAATTGTCGCAGCAACCCGGCTGGTACATGCCCCAGCAGTTCAAGAACCCGTCCAATCCCGCCATTCACTTCAAGACGACCGGTCCGGAGATCTGGGAAGACACTCAGGGGAAGGTCGACATCTTCGTGGCCGGCGTGGGGACCGGCGGCACGATCACTGGCGTCTCCCGTTACATCAAGAACGAAAAGAAGCACCCGCTGCACGTCGTCGCAGTTGAACCGGCTTCCAGTCCGGTGCTGTCGGGGGGAGCGCCCGGCAAGCACAAGATCCAGGGGCTCGGGGCCGGGTTTGTACCGGACATCCTCGACCGGAGCGTGATCAACGAAGTCCAGACCGTCTCCGACGAAGACTCTCTGGAGATCGCCAAGCGACTCGCGTGCGAGGAAGGGATCACCTGCGGGATCAGTTGCGGGGCGGCGATGGCGGTGGCGCTGCGAATCGCGGCCCGGCCGGAGTCGGCCGGGAAAACGATCGTGGTGGTGCTGCCCGACTCCGGCGAGCGGTACCTGTCGACAGCGCTGTTTGAGGAATACCGATAG
- a CDS encoding M56 family metallopeptidase, which yields MTDWEASLAACLLQVALVTAVALGLLGRVRQWNGSERLRLCQAAFAGVLLLSLLAFARPLPGNWPGRMTVASSATNSGRETTVSVPSTEADSTANRGIAISWSQLQDVSRSALSLLGARTAQAAWPRWRWWVVVPLALLATLATVRLSLAARRLHALWRASRPLTDDALAAELESLQQRYGLRGPVLLRETSALSQAAVIGWRRPVILLPDDWRDWSAAELRLVLAHELAHIRQGDLRWRWLAEVVLVLHACQPLVYWLHRRLVLEQELAADRTAAEACGGAAAYLKTLSTLALRCDIRPERTTLAPVLTGLLLRRVEMLQTREGRTVSTTRLWNWIRPAALCAAIALACGLQLPAAEEPEELGDGKASRVVTAEATERPLSEPAAAFSRKIEAPLVTPHADGGLLEVHLKEFLSGPAGKVITADLRRGVLDEMFENIDEMIGQTGAAIVRTVLDAIVKNDVETIAADMHIMLAYRPDTPDDHKHQLSLGARSLRVQMKVSGELTAGLPADADAVLQFRGISYVPVSTDVFTSPDKPLRMCAAYPDPGTLVLVFGEEELKHVFPAQPAVLSPNAARLRRSVGGGVLTMVLPAASLKRHNLNDSDEPGDKIANDLLQHAEAAALGVDITPGNRLAVRMRCCYPNAEQARAAEQQAQALARLAQDALSKVGTIIKVENNVQKPVDGGVTFYRELLANHKLSVEVQPDGTADLVFESSGSHWFEQQ from the coding sequence ATGACCGACTGGGAAGCCTCCCTCGCGGCCTGTCTGCTGCAGGTCGCCCTCGTCACAGCAGTTGCACTCGGTCTGCTGGGCCGCGTGCGACAATGGAACGGCAGCGAACGACTGAGATTGTGCCAGGCCGCGTTCGCTGGCGTGCTGCTCCTCAGCCTGCTGGCGTTCGCTCGACCGCTGCCGGGCAACTGGCCCGGCCGGATGACCGTGGCGAGTTCTGCAACGAATTCAGGCCGGGAGACGACCGTCAGCGTTCCCTCGACCGAAGCGGACTCGACGGCGAATCGCGGCATTGCGATCTCCTGGTCGCAATTGCAGGACGTGAGCCGCAGCGCTCTGTCGCTGCTGGGCGCCCGGACCGCACAGGCCGCCTGGCCGCGCTGGCGGTGGTGGGTGGTCGTTCCCTTGGCGCTGCTGGCCACGCTGGCGACTGTCCGATTGAGTCTCGCCGCGCGGCGGCTGCACGCGCTCTGGCGCGCGAGCCGGCCGTTAACCGACGACGCCCTGGCCGCGGAACTGGAATCGCTGCAGCAGCGTTACGGATTGCGCGGCCCGGTGCTGCTCCGCGAGACGTCCGCGCTGTCACAGGCCGCCGTCATTGGCTGGCGGCGACCCGTCATTCTGTTGCCGGACGACTGGCGAGACTGGTCCGCCGCCGAGCTGCGGCTGGTCCTCGCTCACGAACTGGCCCACATCCGCCAAGGAGACCTCCGCTGGCGCTGGCTGGCCGAGGTGGTCCTGGTCCTGCATGCCTGCCAGCCGCTCGTTTACTGGCTGCACCGCCGACTGGTCCTGGAGCAGGAGCTTGCCGCCGACCGCACTGCCGCCGAAGCGTGCGGCGGGGCGGCCGCCTATTTGAAAACGCTGTCAACCTTGGCGCTGCGGTGCGACATCCGCCCCGAGCGCACCACACTTGCGCCGGTCCTGACCGGCCTGCTGCTGAGGAGAGTCGAAATGTTGCAGACCAGGGAAGGTCGCACTGTCTCCACAACTCGCTTGTGGAACTGGATCAGGCCGGCGGCGCTTTGCGCCGCCATCGCCCTCGCCTGCGGGCTGCAGTTGCCCGCCGCGGAGGAGCCGGAGGAACTGGGCGACGGGAAAGCGTCGCGGGTTGTCACGGCTGAAGCCACGGAGCGGCCGCTTTCGGAACCTGCAGCCGCCTTTTCGCGGAAAATCGAGGCTCCGCTGGTGACTCCGCACGCCGACGGGGGGCTGCTGGAGGTTCATCTGAAGGAGTTTCTCAGCGGTCCGGCCGGAAAGGTGATTACCGCGGATCTCCGCCGCGGCGTGCTGGATGAGATGTTCGAAAACATCGACGAAATGATCGGCCAGACAGGAGCTGCAATTGTCAGGACTGTGCTCGATGCAATTGTCAAGAACGATGTCGAGACGATTGCGGCGGACATGCACATCATGCTTGCCTATCGGCCCGATACGCCGGACGATCATAAGCATCAACTGAGCCTCGGTGCCCGATCTCTGCGAGTGCAGATGAAGGTCAGCGGAGAGTTGACTGCTGGATTGCCGGCCGACGCCGACGCGGTTCTGCAGTTCCGCGGGATTTCCTACGTACCGGTTTCGACGGACGTCTTCACGTCGCCCGACAAGCCGTTGCGAATGTGCGCGGCCTATCCCGATCCCGGGACGCTGGTGCTGGTCTTTGGCGAGGAGGAGCTGAAGCACGTCTTTCCGGCGCAACCAGCAGTTCTGTCGCCGAATGCCGCTCGCCTGCGGCGCAGCGTCGGCGGCGGCGTGCTGACAATGGTCCTGCCCGCGGCTTCGCTGAAACGGCACAATCTGAACGACTCCGACGAACCGGGAGACAAGATCGCGAACGATCTGCTGCAGCACGCCGAAGCCGCGGCTCTGGGCGTCGACATTACGCCCGGAAACCGGTTGGCCGTCCGGATGCGCTGCTGCTATCCGAATGCCGAACAGGCCCGCGCCGCCGAGCAGCAGGCGCAGGCGCTCGCTCGACTGGCCCAGGACGCGCTCTCGAAGGTCGGGACGATCATCAAGGTTGAGAACAACGTGCAGAAACCCGTCGACGGCGGCGTGACGTTCTATCGGGAACTGCTGGCGAATCACAAGCTGTCAGTGGAAGTCCAACCGGACGGGACGGCGGATCTGGTCTTCGAGTCTTCCGGCAGCCATTGGTTTGAGCAGCAGTAA